From the Thiovulum sp. ES genome, the window ATGAACTTGAGGAGGAACTGAAGGATCAGGTAAGGAAGGTGATAGGTCCTATAGCCGTTCCGAAGGCCGTTTTGATCGTGGATAGGCTACCCAAAACCAGAAGCGGTAAGATAATGAGGAGGCTTTTAAGGGCGATATTTATGGGGCTGCCTCTGGGCGATGTAACCACCTTGGAGGACGAGGCGAGCGTTGAAGAGATAAGAAAAGCCTACGAGGAGATAAAGAAGCAAATTTAGTTCAACTTTAAAATACCCGGCCGATGAAAGTTTTCGTAGATAGCGCGGATGTCGAGGAGATAAAAAAGATCGTTAAGCTCGG encodes:
- a CDS encoding acyl-CoA synthetase/AMP-acid ligase (PFAM: AMP-binding enzyme), coding for RADEAMNVAGHRIGTYEIESALVEHDKVAEAAVVSVPDELKGEVPVAFVVLKEGVKIYNELEEELKDQVRKVIGPIAVPKAVLIVDRLPKTRSGKIMRRLLRAIFMGLPLGDVTTLEDEASVEEIRKAYEEIKKQI